CTACCTCGAAACGATTGGTCAAAATGGTGAGGTTTATTATACCAAACTACTTTCTAGACTTGGCTCGCCTGAATGGGGTTATTTCCATTTATGGTCTGGCGATGAATTGATAGGGCAACTGGAGTTTAAGTCTCATTCTGAAATTGCAGGTTTTGGGTACATTCACCTGATTTATTTAGTTCCAAATTATCGAGGTTTAGGTCTTTCTGAAACCATCCATAAATTCCTAATCGAGCAATTGAAATTAATGGGTTGTAACGGTGCGGTATTATCAGTTAGCCGAGAAAATAAACGGGCAGTTAGCTTTTATCAAAAGAATGGTTGGCAGTATTGGAAACCTAATCACAATCATCAACTAACTGATTTCTTTAGCATTGAATTCTGCTTATAACAAAGCCATCAACACGATTTATTACATTCGGCATTGTAGGTTTGTCTTTAGTTTCGGTGTTTAAGGCGTTAAAATTCAAGTAAGTCGTCATCGTAATAAACGTGTTATGGCGGCGTTATACGAACTCTGAGAATGCAGTTTTTTGGTTCAGTTCAGCGATTGAACCATTAGTTTTTTAGGCGCGAAAGTAGGGGGGGGTTCCTTTTTCTTTGTTGCCTTTTGGTGTTCATTTCATCAGGTTCGGCATTGAACTATTATTGCTCTAAATTCAGGCGTTTCAGCGACTAATTTACGCTTCAATTGTTCTTTGGTTATGCCTCATTTTAGCCTGCATCAGTGTTTTCCTCTCAGCATTTTCAATCCCAATTGTGGTTAGGATATTTGGTTTATTAGCTCAAAACCTGCTGAAACCAAGCCGTACAAATGGTGTAAGAAAAAGGGATTGCTTCGTTTCACAGTTATTGCCGTTGAAATGATATTTTGCTCGCTTAATTGAACCAGTCTAATTAAACTCAGTTTACAGTAAATCTTGGTAAATCAGTTCTTTACCAATTTAAACGGAGCGAAAGCAAGGCTCGTATAACAAAGCAATCAACACGATGCTATTTACATTCGGCATTCGCGGTTTGGAGTATAATTGGTTTGGGAAGTCGGTCTTTCGCACGTGTTATTGCGGCGTTGTGCGTACTGAGTCCGAAATTTTTTGCACGGTTCATCAATAGATCCGAGACTTTCGTAGTTTCGGCTTAGTAAGCGTGAATTTCTTCTTTGTTGCCTTTTGGTTTCCGTTTCATCAAGTTCGGCAAATTAGCCCTTATTTCCCTAAGTTCAGGCGTTTCAGAGGCATTTTTACGCTTCAATGGTTCTTTGGTGTTGCCTCATTTTAGCCTGCATCCGTGTTTTCCTCGCCACATTTTTAATCCCAATTGTGGTTAGGATATTTGGTTTATCAGTTCCAAATCTGCTGAAACTAAGCCGTACAAATGGTGTAAGAAATGTATCTGTTTTCCATTTACTTCATCTCGCAATTTAAGAACATTTTGTTCGCTTAATCGGTATCGGTAAATTAGAATCAGGGCTTAGAAAATGTTGGCCAGGCAGTTCTTTACCAAGTAGGCCAAGTCAAAAGTAAGCACGCACAACAATCGCATCAACACGATTTATTACACTCGGCGTTCTGGGTTTGCCTTGGGTTTTGTGATTAAGGCGGTAAAATTCAAGTTGTTTGGCATAGTAATAAACGTGTTATGCAAGCGTTATATCAATAAAAGCACTGGTGAAAAGCTCATAATGACTACTCTTTTAGGCGTGCTAAAATTCAAGATTCAAGGTAGTATCAATCGCAAAATATATTAACAATAAAGGAATATAATGTCAGTTTTAAGGTTTTGTAAGGTCGATGAAATTAAAGTGTCATCGAAAATGAAAGGGTATTTAGATCGAGTTAATAGTAAAGTTGAACTAGGAAATCTGTTAGCAACTTCAGTTGCTTCAACTCAACTTATTGAGATCTTTACTGGAAGAGTATCGACAGGAAAACAACTAAAGAAAATTTATGAACATGATTGGGAAGTATTTAATCATGTTTTGTTGTCTTCACATGCTGTGACTAAGCATGAAGTAAATAAGATTGCAGATGAAGCAAGAATTTTTTCTAATGGTAATGAAGCTAAGTTTTGGGAGTGTGTTTATGAAGCTACCCGTTAGTATTTTTTTGTTATTTTTTGCCACTAGCGCCTATGCTAGTGTAGGTGACGCTCAACATGTTTTTGAGAAAAAAATGCAGCAATGTATTTCTTTGCCTGAAGCTACGGTTACAAAAATTAATGACTCATGGCTAAGATCATTAGATGATAACTCAAGAAAGGTAGCTTTACTCTTAATTAAAGATCATTTAATGCATAAATGTGTAAATGCTGAAGAAAAAGAATATGTATATCAATTGTACCTAAAGTATAAGCTTGAAGGTGATATAGTCCCTTTATCTAATTGGTTAGCTTTTAAGGAAAACACATTGATAGAAAATCACAAGTTAATTGTTGATGAGTCATTTTTAAATAACGTTGTTAGGTTAAGTAACTCCGGTATTTTTGGGGATACTTTTGATGTTAAAAAGGCTCTGGACGCGATTCAATATTGATATAACAAATGCATCAACACGATTTGCTACATTCGGCATTCTGGATTTCTTTGAGTTTACCGTGTTGAGTGGTAAATTTGAGCTTAATCTGCATGGCAGCAAACGTGTTATGCAGG
The window above is part of the Aliivibrio fischeri ATCC 7744 = JCM 18803 = DSM 507 genome. Proteins encoded here:
- a CDS encoding GNAT family N-acetyltransferase — its product is MDCRFEPIDLDANFTDCVQFREDSYFCSFGTSEGYLETIGQNGEVYYTKLLSRLGSPEWGYFHLWSGDELIGQLEFKSHSEIAGFGYIHLIYLVPNYRGLGLSETIHKFLIEQLKLMGCNGAVLSVSRENKRAVSFYQKNGWQYWKPNHNHQLTDFFSIEFCL